acggattcCCCTGGAGGGAGGAAACTCCtcagacatatccccattaatcaaaacttgaTAGACAGGAGAAGAAATGTAAGCCTCAATTAACTTCCTCCACTTATCCGGAATCCCAGCTTTCtccaaactatccagaagaaaccCCCAGTTAATCCAATCATAAGCCTTTTCCAGatccagcttaagagccacaatacctcGCTTCCCCTTCTTGACCTTCATTgaatgaaccatctcctgaGCGATAACAATATTGTCCATCATCTGTCTTCCCGGGACAAAGCttccttgattctggctaataatctcaggGAGAATACACCGAAGTCTATTAGCCACGATTTTGGTGACCACTTTATAaatcacattacaaagactaataggtCTCATCTGAACAAAGGAGGAAGGCTTCTCCACTTTGGGGATCAGgaccagaagagttttattcacaagCCTAATATCCTCAGAGCCTTCAAAAACCCCTTTAACAAAACTGTAAACCCCCTCTTTAACAGTCTCCCAATGCTTATGATAAAAGCCAGTCGGAAGCCCATCaaccccaggagctttagaagcacCAATGCTAAACACTGCCTGGCCAATCTCTTTCAGATCTATAGGGTGAAGAGCTTCAATAACCTTATCCTCACCAACCTTCGGAAAAGTAGAAACAGCCAGAGCACAATCTAAGTCCACCGGATCTTCTTTAAATAACTATTTATAGAAATTGAGGGCCAAAAGACGGATCTCCTCATCCTCATAAGTCTAGTTACCATTCGGATCTTTTATAGCATCAATCCGATTCCTCTTCCTTCTGATAACCGTAGAAAAATGGAAGTACCTTGTATTACGATCTCCCTCCTTAATCCAAGTtttccttgatttctgaaaccaaagtaacGCCTCTTACTTCAGTAccgcttccaactcgttctggaggGATCTCAGGAGACAACTCAGACTATGATCAAACCTGGTCTCCAAGCAACGTTGGATACCTTCCATCCTTCTCAGGATTTTTTGCTTCCTTCTGAGGATATGGCAAAAAATGTTCTTGTTCCAGCTAACCACATTGCTTCTAAAACCTTCTGCAGCCTGTAAGACATTTGAATGAGGCTTCCAATTGTCATGCACAAAGTTTTTAAAATCAGGGTGAGATTCCCATGCCATCAGATATCTAAAGGGTCTCTCCCCTCTCGGTCGAGGAGCTCTCACCAATCGAACAAGGATAGGGCAATGATCCGAATGCCGGAATGGGAGATTTAACACGGCCGCATCCGGATATCTGCTCTGAGCCACAATGTTAGCATAGGCTTTGTCCAGACAAACAAAGGTactattacgcttccaagtaaACTTGTGGCCTGCAGCACCCAGGTCCGTTAGGCCACACAAATCCATATCCttcttatgattaagacacctaTTGATATAGTGATTCCctccccctctttgatcactcatgactgcaatatcattaaaatctcctGCAACAAACCAGGCCTCCACCATATTCGTACTAAAAGAAAACAAAGCCTCCCAAAGACGTTTACGGTTGGCCAGAATCGGATCAGCATAAACAACAGTGATAAAGATAGGTTTATTACCAGGGAAGGTaactttactatgaataaacCGTTTATCAATCTTGACAATATCAACTTGAACCAGATTAGGCTTCCAGAATAGCCAAATCCctccagcccggccagtagcctccgatctaacacacttCCAATTCCTAAACACTCTAACCACCTCATCGGCTTTATCTCCACTGATCTTAGTTTCcaataaagcaaaacaagaaggattaaactgtttaattaaatctttaacatggatgcgggtagccttgctagccgcacctctaacattccaaacaaacaaatccattAGCCGGAAGACCACTGACCCTAGGCCCAATACCCTAAACCAgatatttattaggggctcctatGAGCCTAGAAGAGGTACCTGCAGGTCCCCTTTTATCCAGCTGCTCCAAGGAGCTTTGTTTATTCTTATGATTACCCTTaggttttttcatatttatctTATTAACTCCCATAGCCTTCTAATTTCTAGGCTCAACACAGGTTTTAGGGATACTAACCTCTTTGTTCTTCTCTTTAATTTGTAAGGCCTGGGTCTGGGAACAAGCCTGGATTTCATCTTTAGATTCGAAGAGAGGGTTATCTGCCTTAacatttttatctgtcggctCCACAGATTCTAAACCTGGCATGCTCGACTCAAGATTCTCATTAGAATGATCAGAGTCTTGATCATCCTCAATGGATAGAGCCCCAAATCTAGAACCTGAGCTAATGACCGCAGCCGTGCCGGTGCCTTCTTTCTCCTTCAGATTTGGCCTCTCCTTATTCCCTGGATCATTTAGAACCCGAACAGAGTCCTTAGAAATGTCAGGATCAGGAGGACGATTCTGAACAACTGACGCACGTGTCCTTCTTCTCCCTGACCTCTTAGCAACCATCCGAGGGCCAAAATTCCTACCATCCACTTGAATCTCCTCTTCTCTGGTCTTACTAGCTTCAACAAACTCTTCAGCCACCATCTTCCTTTTAGAACAACTTTCATAGGTATgaccaaacataccacactcataacaaatgttatggataccttcatactcaatgaaATAAACTATGTTTTGTAAATAGAATTTAGATAAAAGGGGTTTAGCAAGGTCAATATCTATACAAACTCTTGCAAACTTACATCTAACCGCCCCAATggtagttttatccacatggtgaactttGCCAACCAGCCCACCTATCTTATTCAGAAAGATCTCATTATAATATTCAATTGGGAGGCCCAGGAATCTCACCCAAGTCAGAATTCTATTCACAGAACAAtcataaggattaaaattagggacccatggccttaaggccagaacatgattagaaataatataatGGCCCTCATTAATCACAGCGCTGTAGTCCTCAGCCCGGGTAAACTTAAttacataatagtcattttctaaatcagtaatactgactttcccttttttAGCCCACTACGCCTGGATCTTCTGAGCAAAATAGTTGAAACTAATTCTTTTCCCTAACACCGTCACTATTAAAGAAAACTTCCATTTAGCCCGAAGGGCACGTTTATCAGCCGAAGACAGCCTAATCACAAGACACAAAGGATCATCCTAGTCCCCATCCTCCACATCTGATCCTCCAAATCCTCCTCGATCAGACCTTCGTTTAATAAAGGCTCCTCCTCAACAATTCCCATAACAGTATCTTTCCACGAAACATTCCCAAAGCAAAGCTCTGTATTTTTATTGCTGGGCTTAGAAATTTCTAGCCTGGAAACCCCAGGCCTAGCATCTGAACCCCCTTCAAAAGTTCCGACCATCACTTTAGAAACAATAGGAGCCAATGACTTCTTATCGATATCCTTCCTTTGAAATTCTCCAAAAACCCCCGACCCGACAGCCGGATCGCTGCCGAAAATCCTCATCTTCCCACCATTGCCTGCCCCCGCATCCACCGTCGAGCCTTCCGCCCCCCCTCCGGTCATCACCTGGGCGCGAGACACGCCACCTAAATTTCCGCCCGTGCCTACTCCATCACCCCTCAAAACCCCCTGGCCGACCCTACCGCCTCCTTGCCTAACAGATCGCATACCCTCACCCTCCTCATCCGAGACAGGTCCGTGAAATCCCACAACCCCGACACCTACCAATCTACCTCCATCCCCGATCTCCCCCACCTGCCCAAGAGCCGCCGCCCTACCCATCCCCTCCGCCTGACCCTGCCAATCCAAACCCAACCTCCCCAGGCGCTCGCCCGACACCGccctctccctctccctctccctAGACCGATCCCGCTCCTTCATCGACAAGAATCGCCTTCAGATCGCCAAAAGAGAAAGTCGCACGCTTCTGATAGACTTTTCCAACTCGAATCTAGTCTGGActgttaattaattttttttttgttatacattatatataaaccatgcatgcctatgataaaatttaaaattttgtgagttgagaaattttattataccaaactctatttagtaataatctcccaattgttatataaatcgtccggtcccaagtgtattcctatatagaggttttactatatttggttgtaatcagaacttaactgtgtaattgtaatactttgttttgtaaataaaacatatcacATATCttaatttgtaaacttttaaaccacggaccTGTGTTTGCAAATTGTACAAACCACACGtattttttttcgtacttttccaTAAACTTTATTAGTCCATGAGTTTGTGTTAATTCATTCGTTTTTAGAAACATACTATAACATCAATGAGTtttgacaattaaataacaaatcaaataacaatttctgtgtaaattttatttggaaacattaaaaataaaattggataaattacatccatagccactgaactttgcttttttaacattttggccactgaacttcaaaacttaacataaaagtcactcaactttaactaactcctcaaaatgaccgttaacgactttaaaatgaaaatattcaagaattaaagttgtctaGAACggaatttaccatgaaaccatattttttattttccaaaatcacattttttggagctttctctctaaaaattcaccatctctcctaactaaacaacacctgaatgacctcaaaacgaaaattttcaagaattaaagttgcttaaaatatcattaactctttgaattttttattttgaaaccaTCAACGGTCGTTTTAAGACATTGAATGGCCATGGaagttaaaaaatgtaaaattaaatgCCTTTTATGTTAAGTTTTGAAGTTCAATGACAATAATATTAAAAGAACAAAGTTCAGTGTcaatggatgtaatttacccaaataaaattacatcatttcatatattaaaaataaatcatttagttttaattgtattttaggTAAAGGTTTGTTTATTTCTgttatatgatatttttttcaaatttttctttcaaaatagtTATAAACATCTATCTTTAATCTACTATCTctaataaaataatcaaatgaaCTACAAAATTAGCCATAATATATGTCTAAATATAACACTAATTAGCAattgaattttcaaataaattcaaatttctatTAAAAATGGTGAATCGAGTTTGGCCAacaaaccgaaaaactaaactacacgaaaaatacaaaatatctAAACTATAAATCGGTTTTCGGTTCTGCTCACCCCTAACTGTATCTACTTCACAGATCAGGGAGTTGTAATGTAATCTCTAGCAAGATGTGCTTGACAACATAGCCAGGTTTCTGAATATACATATCAAACAAATCCAAACCGGCACAGCGAAATCGCCTAATCGGCTCTCCAACCACTTCCTTCGTCGTGCTGTCATCGGTCGTCGCGAGAAGTTGATTTTAATTCCGATATGGTGGTTGATTCTCGAAAGGGAGTTCGATGGATGTTGCATTGGCATAGAATTCTTCCAAGTTGTAGAAACCTCTCTGCTCGGGGAGAAATATGTGGATCACTACATCACctgaaattcaaagagaaatCAACAATTCATGATACAGATTCACAATCCTTCATAGGTCAAGACTACGGTagtcaatttctgacacgacaACACGTTTTGACATCCGCTTGGTAAAGGAAGAAAATGGAAAAGATTAGGCTTAATTTAGTTGAAATTTTAGATGACAGATGACACTAGAATATGATTTCCTTCTCAACTTATAGGCAAAGTGGGAGATTGTTGATAATAACAATAGACAAATTTAAGGTCACTTTTCTTGATAAATGAATGGCAAAATGCATAACTAAGCTTCCGAACTTTCCGAGTTTCAATAAGCTTCGATGAAGTCTTTGAACTTTCATATTTTTAAGCcctgattttttaattttcatacacATTGAGCACATCATTAACATCTCTATTAGCTAAGCCGTTTTTGAAGGGCTCAATGTCTGTGAAAATTAACGATTTGGAGCTTAATCaagaaaaattacaaagatcAAGGacttaaatatgtttttttaactATAACATGATTAAATCTCTgaatttttacagttttaaagATTAAGCCTCTTATCTTTAATTTTCAGACACATTCAGTTCCTTACTAACGGCTCTAGGGACTTAGTTCGGATAAATAAATGATAATAACCTTAATCCTTAAAACCGTGAAAGttcatttttaagaaaataagacAATGGTACTTACCAAAATCCAACAATGTCCATGAGTTAGGTTTTACATCGCCTGAAGCAACTTTTCCATACTTGTTCTCAGCAAAATCTCTAATTCTTGACCTGTAAATTGCTGTAAAAAATCAGCTTATCTGTTGCAAAGAATCTTCAGATGAAAAACCGAAAGCTGAAAGATTTATACGCACGCTATAGCATCAATCTGAGGGCGTGAAAAAGCTGTTGCTATTATGAAAAATCGAGTCCAATACACGAGAGGCTTTACAAAGAGAACCCTTATATCTCCAGCTTTAACATCACTTGCTATCCTCGCCATCGCCACAGCAACTACCAAAGAAAAAAAGTAATCATATCAGTAAGATTACTCTATTAACGTACATCTAACAGAAGTCAATTTTCCGTTAATTTGGTTCCGCATTTGCGCCACCTAAAGTACAATTTAGCTACATGAGAGAGAACAGATTTAgagtcatacgagaaaggatcgggtgagtaatgaaataattaggacaaaagtaggggtcacatctattgagaataaaatgagagaaaaccgactaaggtggtttggccatgtgagacgtagagcgcttgatgcgccggttaggagaaccgaagagtggcaaagggatgtagtggtgaggggtaggggaagacctaagcaaacttggaggagggtgatcgagagtgatatgagtttactgggaattgaggaaaatatggtagtggataggacggagtggagggagcgaatttgtatcgctgacatgacttgatttcacggttttatatgatggttcatgttagccgaccccgaatcatttcgggactaaggctttgttgttgttgttgtagagaGAACAGATTTAGACTTCATGTATAAAACCGTACAATGTTAGCACTAACGTCTTGTAGATGGAGTAATTTCAGATTCCATTAACGTTAGATTCAACAAAAGTCATTTTCGGTTAATTTGGTTTCACATCTGCACCACCTAAAGAACAAATTTAGATCTATGGTTCCCTTTAAGTAAGAGAGGAACAATTTAACTTTGGAAGCAAGATCATGCACAAAACAACAAGGGGTAAAGATTCAAAGTTTATCTATGATGTTTTTGGTGTGGAGATATATCTGTAAcgtaaaaaatggtaaaattttgtCCTCAAGGTTTCCAACGAGGAGCAATTCTGGACCCATATTCTTTTGCCTCTACCCAGGTCAAAATGAGACCATTTTGGCCTGCTGGGGCAAAAAAAGGTGCATGTTTTTTTATCTGTTGGGGTTGCAATTAGCACTCTGTAAATGAAGATGGAGGGGTGGACAGGGGCAGGAGCAGGGACAGAACCACCCCTATAAGAGGTGGTTTATGACGGTGGGGGGTGAACCCGTGTCCCTGTCTCTGCATCAATGCAACGGTATCATATTATGGTTTCTTTTATCTGTATCCAAAAGATGCATGTTATCTGGTCCCAAAATTACTTCAAGTTGGAAACGTCAAAGGTAAACAAGTAATGAAACATTTTTgagttgacacgaaactgacactcAGATTTTTAGATTTGATTAGGGTTGACTTGCTAACCCGAGATGACATGAATATGTAAAATTATTATATCCTCATCTCAAGTTTTTACATGCCACCATAGTAGAGacaataaaattacaattgtCACTCGTAAAGATGACTCGAACCTCTCCTATTTTTATATGCGATCCTTAGTGGAGATACTAAAATTACACGTGATCCGTGAACACATTACACAAACTCAATATAATACATGCGCATTAGGAATTTGTTCAATTTTCGGTAGAACTTTAGGGTCGACTCAGTTCACACTAACCTGATAATTGACACGACACAAACACGACTCACTTACACGAATTGCCACGCCTAAGGACAATGTGTGGATAGCAAACAGTGCAAGAATATTCTTCCAAGAATCAAATTCTAGAATAAGAAACTTATATTAGTGAGATTAGCTTACATGATAAGCTTTCAGCATCATCATCAACCTCTGCACTTGGAGACTTTTGGTCATTTCTCGTATATACCACCTTTCCATATTTATCGAACAAGTCATCAAACATTTCATCTGTATCTTCTACATTCtgcaaaacatatcacttgaagGAGTCAGAAGTGGCACTCATGAACATATACTGCAACTTGTAATCatctgttaagaattgaaatgcagAATATAAAATTAGACATGTAATCACAAAAACAACAGAATTGCATGGTTCGTCCATTTTTGCTTACATCCACGGACGAAGAATACATAATTCATTAGTAATCAGCAAATTGGTACAATAGTAAAGAATGAGAAGGAGCCCCTGCTTTATTCCAGAAGAAGCGAGTCATTCAGTTGGCTAAGTCCTTGCCCTTTGATAGCACGCGAGAGCAGATAATGAGACATGATCGGCAGTGAGGTCGACGTAACGAGGAGAGGCAATTAGGAGTTCGCAAGCAACCGAATGAGGGGTCCCAAAGGGAGTCTCCACCGTTGATCCCATCTTGCGAGGCACTCGGGATTCCTCCAATTTGTGGTAGACTTGGGCACTCAATTAAGGGTGGAACTCTCTTGGCAAAGTTGCAATCAAGCCACTGATACGCGGTTCTGTAATAACAAGCATGTTGGGTTTATGACGAAATACCAGGCCTTAGCTGGTCTTCCCCTCAAAGTCTGAGAAAAAGCACGATCTCACTCGGGAAAAATAAAGAGAGAACAAGCAGACTCTTTGAGAGGAGATAGCACTGCTGCCACTTCCTTCGTTACCTAAGTCTCTAACTCTCAAATCCTATGAGactctgaacttgcttaaagtgatactCGTTTGAAATTCTCGAAATCTCCTCTTGCTTTGCGATGTAGGATTTGGGGGTTAATCGTGTCACTTTAAGCAACTTCAAAAGAATAATTGCACATGGACTAACTGGCCCAAGCACAGGCAAAGCATTGAGGAAGGTTCAACGAGGAGTGGTGAATGGAACATATCAATAATTGTTGGTCTTAGGCTAGTGATCGGCACTAGTTTAAGTTAATCCATTCTAGTCCATTGGCGACTATGAGGCAGAGATCCATCCTTGGTAAGACAAGCGGACATTCTAGGAGATGCGAGGTTTGAAATACAGAGGAGTCCAATGTTACACAGAAACTCAAACAGAAATGTACACTAGGAAGcgttatttctataaaaaaatatagctaCGAAGAAACGCTGGAAAcgaaaaagaaactaaaacgGAAAAGGACACGAAACACGGAAacaatactaaaaaaaaaagagtttctGTGCAACATAGTAGAGGACCTTGCAGGACGAAGCAAGGAGTGGTGAATAAACATATCAATAATTGTTGGTCTTAGAGGCTTCAAGTTGGTGTAAGCACTACTATAGGGGACATGGAGCTGTCGGCGTGGGATCTCCATCGCCACTTGGGCTAGTGATCGACACTAGCTTAAGTTAATCCACTCTAGTCCATTGGCGACTATGAGGTGGAGATGTACCCTTGTTAAGACAGATAGACATTCTACGAAAGGCGAGATTTGAAATACAGAGGAgtcctatgttgcacggaaaccgAAACTCAAAAAGAAATGGACACCGGGAAACATTagttcaataaaaatatataggtAGGAAATAACGCTGGAAACGAAAAAGAAACTAAAATGGAAAAGGCACGAAACACGGACACATTACTAGAAAAAGAGTTTTTGTGCAACATAGTAGAGGACCTTACGGGACGAAGGAAGGAGTGGTGAATGAAACATATCAATACTTGTTGGTCTTAAGCTTTAGGCTTCAAATTGGTGTAAGCACTACTATAGAGGACAGGGAGCCGTCGACGTGGGATCTCCGCCGCCACCTGGGCTAGTGATCGGCACTAGCTTAAGTTAATCCACTCTAGTCCATTGGCGACTATGAGGCGGAGATCCAGCCTTGGTAAGACAGGTGAACATTCTAAGAGAGGCGAGGTTTGAGGTTTGAAATACGGAGGAgttctatgttgcacggaaacggaaaagaaaataaaatggaaAAGGACACGAAACGTGGAAACATTACTAAAAAAGAGTTTCTATGCAACATAGAAGAGGACCTTGCGGGATGATATTCAGAAGAGGCTTACGAGTATTGGCTTGGGCTCGGTCATACTCTCGGAAGTAGGAATAAAGCTTGCAAAGGTCTCAGTTAATCCTTTAAATTCCAAAAGCTTGCAAAGGTCTCCACGCCACACGGGGACTTTGGCCTAGTCTGTCGTTTTCAAAATTGGAAGGATCATTAGACGTTTCTAGATAAGTTTGGCACCAGGGGTTTATTAGGCCTAAACTATGTGCACGGAAAGGGAAATTGAAATGGAAACAGACCTTGGGAAACGAAGATTTAGCTGGGAAATGGTAATGGAAACCGAAATTGAGACGGAAACTCAGACAGACAGGAAAGGCGGAAACGCTAAGGAAGAAGAGTTTCAGTGCAAGGGCCTAAATTCAACTACCTTAAGAAGCTTAAAGACAGATAACTTCAATGGTCTTTTCCTGCTATGTACTGTAACATATCTTCCATGCCTAATATTATCAAAGCTTTCAAACTATAGACTGTAATTTCAATGGTGTTTCTCTCTAACTCCAAACGATAAAGAATGCAAACCTAGAAATCAGAATTGCATCAACAACACACATAACATCTTAATCAAATTGAACAAAATGGCACAAACTTAAACGAAGAGAAAGAACCACAAAATTCTTCACTGAATCACATTAAACAAACCAAATTGCCAGAGAAGAATCATACTGAGAGGAAGCTATCATCTGAATCTTCGCGCACAGCGAAGCAACGTTTGAATTTCAACTTCTTGGTTCTAGGTAATTTACACAAACACTTGCCGTGCGTTAAATGATGCGCACTGAACCACGACGAACCAGACTGTTTTGAGTGCGCTCGAAAAAACCTAGATTCAGAACAAGCCAGTCGCCGGGATTCACTAAAGATATGAGTCACAGCTCCGGCGCCGGCGACGAAAAGCGCGGTGGAAGCTGCCATCGTTTATATTGAAATGAGAGATTGAAGACAGGTGCTTGCTGTAGAGTGTCATTGGATAAGATATTTGCAGTTCAATAACGAAAGTAAATTACATTTACGACCCATTAACTTTATTGTTATTAATATTGTtgctattaaattaatttcatgaTCCCGCTATGGTtggtgcccgctatggttactttgttttttacaaagtaccaaGTAAtgattttcaccattggatgatggagcataaaattaatccaatggtgaaaatgagcaccaagtaacggtactttataaaaaaacaaagtaaccataacgGACACCATAAatccaaataacaaaattaaaattttaaggaaaataaattttgatgaaattaaaaaaaaggttCAGATCCGTTTGTACTCGGATATAACCCGACCGGAAGTGGCATTCCTGTAAATCTCTACAATTTTAGTCCTTTTTAAATTCAATGAAACCCTAGCAAACCCTAACAACTATAAGAGGCAGAAACGTTTTACAGACTCAAATCTAGACGGCTGAAGAAACCCTAAGAATCGGAATCTCGTTGCAGCAACACAGCCGAAGATGGTGAAGTTCCTGAAGCCCAACAAGGCCGTCATCCTCCTCCAGGGTCGATTCGCCGGTAGGAAAGCTGT
The DNA window shown above is from Euphorbia lathyris chromosome 1, ddEupLath1.1, whole genome shotgun sequence and carries:
- the LOC136221669 gene encoding protein Iojap, chloroplastic, with product MAASTALFVAGAGAVTHIFSESRRLACSESRFFRAHSKQSGSSWFSAHHLTHGKCLCKLPRTKKLKFKRCFAVREDSDDSFLSNVEDTDEMFDDLFDKYGKVVYTRNDQKSPSAEVDDDAESLSFAVAMARIASDVKAGDIRVLFVKPLVYWTRFFIIATAFSRPQIDAIASRIRDFAENKYGKVASGDVKPNSWTLLDFGDVVIHIFLPEQRGFYNLEEFYANATSIELPFENQPPYRN